DNA from Pseudomonas mendocina:
ACCCGGTATTGAAGGACACCGTGAAAAAGATTGTTAACGGCCAGCCTAATGGGCGCATTTTCTTGAATGAAGTCGTTCGAGAGGGTATGGGGTTTGCGTCAGGCGTTCCCTATATATTGCGAGATATGGGCGTAGATGCTGCACTTTTTCAGAAGCCAAATGCTTGTCCAGACTTCGACATAGTCTATTCAGGTTCTATTGCTGGGCGTAATGGGCTGCTTGAAGAATTCCAGCGTTTGTCGGCGCTTGGATATAAGCTTCTTATTGTTGGTGAAGTCGCTGCTTCAGTACGTGATTTGTTTCGTGAAAATACAAAAGTCGAGTTTGTGGGGAGGGTTTCTCGCGATGACCTGCCCAGATTATACAGCCGAGCGTGGGCTGGGTTGAATTATACGCCGGATTTATATCCATTTAATGTCCAGACTAGTACGAAAACGCTAGAGTACTTGGCGAGTGGGTTGGTTGTTTTTAGTAATAAATATCATTGGGCTTCGAGGTTTTCCAGCGATTACGGTGTGCGTTTTTTATGGCTTGATGAATTGCAGCGTTATATCGATATTTCCTCCGGTTGTATCGGCGATGATTGTTTTTTCGATGCATCTGAATTTATGTGGGATAGCATGCTCGAGCGATCAGGATTTTTAAGTTTTATCTCCAGTTTGCGTGAGTGATGGTGCTTTTAATGGATTTTTTGGCTTTTCTATGAAAGTGGTTTTTGTCATAACCCGTTCTGACGTGATGGGGGGGGCCAGTGTCCACCTTCTTGATCTTGCTGCGGGCCTTCAGTCTTGTGGTTATGACATAACTATTTTGGTCGGTGGGCAGGGCGTGTTTCTGCAGCATGCGCGGAATCGATCATTAAGTTGTATTTCTCTGAAGTATTTGGTCAGAGAGATTGACCTGATTATTGACGTTAAAGCGATATCCGAGCTGCGTGGCGTGCTAAAGCGCTTGAAGCCAGATCTGATTCACTTGCATTCTTCTAAGGCCGGAATTATCGGGCGTATCTGCGCTATAGGATTGACTGTTCCTTGCATATTTACGGCCCATGGCTGGGCATTTACCGAAGGCGTATCTCCAAGTCGCCGCTTCCTATATCGATTTATCGAACGGCTCATTGCCCCGTTGGCAAAACGGATCATTACTGTCTCTGACTATGACAGGAGCCTCGCCTTGGCGGAGTGGGTTGCGCCACCAGGCCAGCTCGTCGTGGTGCATAACGGCATGCCAGATATTCCTGCCGAGATGCGGGCTCAGCGGGGTGCAGTGGGAGATATCGTACGCTTTGTCATGGTCGCTCGTTTTGAGGCGCCTAAAGATCAGTTGTCATTGTTACGCGCCTTCGCAGCGCTTCCCTCAGAGCGTTGGTGCCTTGAGCTGATTGGTGATGGGCCGCAGATGCAAGCTGCGATCGATCTTGCGACAAGCCTTGGCTTGGCTGACAACGTCATTTTTTCGGGAGCTTGCATCGATGTTTCTTCACGGCTTGCAGCAGCAGACGTGTTTATCTTGATCTCTCGCTGGGAAGGATTGCCGCTGACTATTCTTGAGGCAATGCGTGCTGGCCTGCCAGTTATCGCATCCGATGTAGGAGGCGTCGCCGAAGCTGTACAGGACGGTGAGACGGGCTATCTGATCAAGCGTGACGCTACAG
Protein-coding regions in this window:
- a CDS encoding glycosyltransferase, translated to MKVGIGLKKHAYTPEAYAYKKFLEQSNVEVQLAPEEELCPDNEVNIYFMGLRPFWRRKASGAAEVHEYQSLSVAPYPVLKDTVKKIVNGQPNGRIFLNEVVREGMGFASGVPYILRDMGVDAALFQKPNACPDFDIVYSGSIAGRNGLLEEFQRLSALGYKLLIVGEVAASVRDLFRENTKVEFVGRVSRDDLPRLYSRAWAGLNYTPDLYPFNVQTSTKTLEYLASGLVVFSNKYHWASRFSSDYGVRFLWLDELQRYIDISSGCIGDDCFFDASEFMWDSMLERSGFLSFISSLRE
- a CDS encoding glycosyltransferase family 4 protein; its protein translation is MSDGAFNGFFGFSMKVVFVITRSDVMGGASVHLLDLAAGLQSCGYDITILVGGQGVFLQHARNRSLSCISLKYLVREIDLIIDVKAISELRGVLKRLKPDLIHLHSSKAGIIGRICAIGLTVPCIFTAHGWAFTEGVSPSRRFLYRFIERLIAPLAKRIITVSDYDRSLALAEWVAPPGQLVVVHNGMPDIPAEMRAQRGAVGDIVRFVMVARFEAPKDQLSLLRAFAALPSERWCLELIGDGPQMQAAIDLATSLGLADNVIFSGACIDVSSRLAAADVFILISRWEGLPLTILEAMRAGLPVIASDVGGVAEAVQDGETGYLIKRDATGLLVERLGLLLADAEMRRRMGEAGRLRYESDFTFSLMLNKTIAVYEEALL